In the genome of Metabacillus litoralis, the window AGAATGTTAATATGTTGGATATTAAATTTTTACGTGCTAACTTGGATGAAGCAAAACAAAAATTAGCCAAACGTGGAGAGGATTTAACGGACTTTGGCAAATTTGAGGATCTGGATAAAAAAAGAAGAGAGCTTATCGCAGCTACAGAAGAATTAAAAAGCAAAAGAAATGAAGTATCTTCTCAGGTTGCTCAACTAAAAAGGGAAAAACAGGATGCTGATCACCTTATTAGTGAAATGAAAGACGTAGGAGAAAAAATAAAAGAATATGATGATGAATTACGCGAGGTAGAAACAGCATTAGAGCAATTGCTATTATCTATCCCAAATATTCCTCATGAAAGTGTTCCTGTTGGTGATACAGAAGATGATAATGTAGAAGCTCGAAATTGGGGAAAGATCCCTGAATTCTCATTTGAACCAAAACCGCATTGGGAAATTGCAGATGGTCTGCAAATTTTAGATTTCGAAAGAGCAGCAAAAGTAACTGGCAGCCGTTTTGTATTCTATCGTGGTTTAGGAGCTAGATTAGAGAGAGCACTCTTTAACTTTATGCTTGATTTACATGTAGAGGAACATGGTTATACAGAAATCATGCCACCTTTTATTGTGAATAGAGATAGTATGACTGGAACAGGTCAATTACCAAAATTTGAGGAAGATGCTTTTAAGATCGTTGGAGAAGACTATTTCCTAATTCCAACGGCAGAAGTTCCAGTAACAAATTTACATCGTGAGGAAATCCTTAATGTAGAACAACTTCCAATCAGCTATGCTGCATTCAGTGCAAATTTCCGTTCAGAAGCTGGATCTGCTGGGAGAGATACAAGAGGACTAATTCGTCAACATCAGTTTAACAAAGTAGAGCTTGTTCGTTTCGTTAAACCAGAGGATTCTTATGAGGAGCTAGAAAAGCTAACAGGTCATGCTGAAAAAGTACTTCAATTATTAGGACTACCATATCGTGTTATGAGCATGTGTACAGCTGATCTTGGATTCACAGCAGCTAAAAAGTATGACTTAGAAGTCTGGATTCCAAGCTATGGAACGTATCGTGAAATCTCTTCTTGTAGTAATTTTGAGGCATTCCAAGCTCGACGTGCTAATATTCGATTCAGAAGAGAAGCCAAAGCGAAAGTTGAGCATGTACACACATTAAATGGATCTGGTTTAGCAATTGGTCGTACAGTTGCTGCTATTTTAGAAAATTATCAGCAAGAAGATGGATCAGTCATTATTCCAGAGGTATTAAGACCGTATATGGGGAATAAAGAACGTATATCTGTTGTAGAATAAAAACGCAGGTTTAGAAAGAAATTTAAGGTTATTAATAAAACTAAAGTTTTTTAAAAGAATTGTTGACAAGTATATATATCTTATGATAAATTATATCTTGTCAACAAGGAGGAATACCCAAGTCCGGCTGAAGGGATCGGTCTTGAAAACCGACAGGGGTGTCAAAGCCCGCAGGGGTTCGAATCCCCTTTCCTCCTCCATAATATTATAAATAATTCTCATATTAAGCGCATAAAATATGGGAGATTGGTGAAAATCGTTACATAGTAACGGTTTTTTTTATTACCCTTTGTAAGGGCTTAACTCTAGATAGAGTAATAAAAGGCATTTAAGATCAGAATTTCTGTTCCTAAATGCCTTTTTTATTGTATCTTATTTTTTGAGAAATTTTGTTTGCTCAATAAAGTAGCCAATTCTTTCTATAATTGGTTCAATGGATTGGTCATTTGTCATAATGTCGTAATCATTAATGTTAATACGTAAAACAGGGCAGGCGTTGAAGTTATTAATCCAATCCTCATAACGCTGGTGCATCTCTTGCCAATATTCTACGGGAGTTTGCTGCTCCATAGCTCGTCCACGTAATTTAATTCGAGATAATATATCGTCTAAACTTCCTTCAAGATAGATCAGAAGGTCAGGATGTGGGAAATAAGGGGTCATAACCATTGCATCAAATAAATTTCGGTATGTTTCATAATCTACTTCAGACATTGTTCCTTTTTCATAATGCATTTTTGCAAAGATTCCAGTGTCTTCATAGATGGAACGATCCTGAATAAATCCTCCGCCATATTCAAAAATCTTTTTTTGCTCTTTAAAGCGTTCAGCAAGAAAATAGATTTGTAAATGAAAGCTCCATCTTTCAAAATCCGCATAAAATTTGTCAAGATAAGGATTGGAATCAACTTTCTCAAACGATGTTTTAAAATCAAGTTCCTTTGCCAGAGCTTTTGTCATGGTTGACTTTCCTACACCAACGGTACCTGCAATCGTAATCACAGCATTGTTTGGAATATTATATTTTTCTCGTAAATTCATCTATTGTTACTCCTTTTTGCAAATACTGATTCAATGTATTGAATATATAGGTTAAGTCTTGTTTATTTTGAACAAAATCTAATGAATCTCCGTTAAATCGTATAATAGGGATGGATGGATTTTCTTTTTCCCATTGTGTCATAGCAATATCATAGTCTTCTGAGAGTTGTTGCAAGTAGTTTGGGTCAATTTGATGCTCAATTTCGCGACCTCTTTTTGCAATTCTATTAAGTAGAGTATCTAAACTTGCGCTTAAATAAATAATGATATTTGGCTTAGGCATTCCATCCGTTAAAATATCATAGATTTTTAAGTATTTATCATACTGCTCATTTTTTAATGTACGTTTAGCAAAAATAAGATTTTTATAAATATGATAATCCGCTACAACTGGTTTATTGACTTGGAGAAATTTTTTATCGATATCTTCTAATTGTTTATAACGATTGCAAAGAAAGAACATTTCTGTTTGAAAGCTCCACTCCTCAATATCAGCGTAAAACTTTCCTAAGAAAGGATTCTCTTCAACAATTTCTTTTAATAGATGAAACTGATAATAATCAGCAATTGCTTTAGATAATGATGTTTTTCCAACACCAATTGGTCCCTCTACAGTAATAAAGGGTATATTCATAATGGGTCCTCCTTCAAAACGAAACACCTATACTAAAAATCGACAAATTTCATTTTACCATGCAAAACCCATTTTGAGTTAAAAATTAACTGATTGCTTTCTTTTTCTATATTTATCTCACAATCCCTAACAATTTACTTAAAATTAACCAAAAAAAGCACCCATTTTTCAATGAGTACTTTAGTAGGTAACTATTTCTTCTCAATTGTGAAGTTATCAGCAAGGAGGAGCCAATTTTGTGGAAAGGCTAAGCCTAGTTTCCAATAGCTAATTCCTCTTAAATCTAACTCTTTAATTAAATCATATTTAGCTTGAATGGACCTTGCATCCTCAAACCATACTTTATGTTCTTTACCACCGGCATCAGTATAATTAAAATGAGGTGCTTGTGCTTCTTGATCATAACGAATTGGTACGTTGTTCGTACTTGCTAATTGGATAGCTTGTTGAGGGCTTACTGCCTTTGCGTATTGACCACCAGCCACAAAAGGAAGTGTCCAGTCATATCCATATAGGTTTTGACCCATCATAATTTTGCGACTAGGCATCTCACTAATCGCATATTCTAACACTTCTCGAACAGGGCCAATTGGTGATACTGCCAACGGAGGTCCAGCGCTGTATCCCCATTCATAAGTCATAATAACAACGAAGTCAACAATTTGACCGTGTGCCTTGTAATCATGACCCTCATACCATTTTCCTTTTTGATCTGCACTCGTTTTAGGAGCTAAAGCTGTTGATAGAAGCCAACCTTCTTGACTAAATCTAGCTTTTGCTTTTCTTAAAAATTGATTGTATGCCTCACGATCTTGAGGTCTTAAATACTCCATGTCAAAATGGATATCTCTAAATCCATATTTCTTTGCTGTTCTTACGATATTATCTAACAGTTTATTTTGTATATCCATGTTTGTTAAAACAATTCTACCTAATTCATCACTAAATTGATCATTTTCTAAGTTGGTGATGGCCATCATTAATGTGACGCCATTTTGTCGGGCAATCTCCGGAAAGTTATTTAATAATGGTTCTTTTAATGTACCATCTCTCTGAATTTGAAAGCTAAAAGGACCTAAGTATGTTAAATATGGTGCAGCCTCACGAGCTGCTTGCTCAAGGTTAGCAGCTACACTTGTACCTCTAGGCTCAATATAAGCATTGGATTCTACAGATCTTTTTTGTCCTTCAGGTATATATAATCTGAATCCAGGTGAAAGTGGCTGATTCACATTAAGATTATTGATTCTAGCTAACTCTGCAGCTGAAAAACCATATCTTTGGGCTATTGAAAATAAGCTGTCTCCAGGTTGGACCCAATAAAACCTTCCTTTAATCGGGATAACAAGCGCTTGACCGATAACCAGATTATTAGGGTTTGGTAATTCATTTGTTCGAACGATTTCATTTACAGTTGTATTATAGGCCTGTGCAATACCATACAAACTTTGTCCTTGCTGGACAATATGTATTTGCATGTCTATCCTCCTCACAAAAACATTTTAGTACATCATATGTGAAGGAGGCTTGATACATGTCAGCTATTTTTAGACTCAGGTAATAGATGCTTTAAGAGTATGTTTCATCATTCTTAATGCAAAATCATTATCCTCCTCTGTATTAGAGGCAATGCAATCAGAGGGAATAGTAATTCGATATTCTCTCATATATGCATCGTTAGCTGTAAACAAGACACATATATTCCCGGCAATCCCTGTAATGACAAGTTCCTTAATATTTAAGCTATATAAAAGGGTATTCAATGCTGTACCATAAAAAGCAGAATGTTTCGGTTTAATCAAAAAGTAATCATCATCATTAGGATAAAGGCGATGAATGATATTTTCACTTAATGAATTTCGGCACTTTGCTGCAATCTTTTCAAAGTTGGCTTGCCATAGTTTATAATGATCATTGATATAAATAATTGGAGAGCCGTTCTTTTTCATGTTTTCCTTCAGAGAAAGAATGTTATGTGAGATGGTATCAGCTTGTTTAGCTAAGATAGGGCCATTATGAAATTGAAAATCATTGATCATATCTATAATGAGGAGTGCTTGTTCACTTTTTGTTTTCATTGATCGATTCTCCTTTTTAAACAATAGGATGAACAAATTCACCAATTCTATAAGGGGTAACTCAAGTATGAATGATCAACACTTTATGAAAATAGCTTTAGAAGAGGCAAGAAAAGCAAAAGAAATCGGAGAAGTTCCAATTGGGGCAGTGATTGTTTTAAATGATATCGTTGTGGGTGCAGCTCATAATTTGAGGGAAACCGAACAACGATCGATTGCTCATGCTGAAATCTTAGCAATTGACCAAGCGTGTAAGACAGTAGATTCTTGGAGATTAGAAGATGCTACACTATATGTTACATTAGAGCCTTGTCCTATGTGTGCTGGTGCCATTGTCCTTTCGAGGATAAAGAGAGTTGTTTACGGTGCTTCTGACCCAAAGGGTGGATGTGCAGGTACTCTAATGAACTTACTTCAGGAGGAGCGGTTTAATCACCAAGTTGAAGTCACAAAGGGAATTGAAGAGCAGGAATGTAGTGAAATGCTCAGTTCTTTTTTTCGTGAGTTAAGAGAGAAGAAAAAGAAAAGAAAAAACACATGACAAAAACTTACAAAGTCTAACCATTGCATTTTATATGAGAAGGATATATACTAATACATGCGTCGGACAAACGGCGCAACTAAATATGGTATCAATTTTGCCGTGCTAAGCGGGGAGGTAGCGGTGCCCTGTACTCGCAATCCGCTCTAGCGAGGCCGAATCCCTTCTAGAGGTTAGAACACTGTAGGGCTGCCTCAAGTAAGTGGTGTTGACGCTTGGGTCCTGCGCAATGGGAATCCATGAACCATGTCAGGTCCGGAAGGAAGCAGCATTAAGTGGAAGCTCTCATGTGCCGCGGGGTTGCCTGAGCCGAGCTAACTGCTTGAGTAACGCCTATGGTGGCTAATCGACGGAAGGTGCACGGCAGTTAATTTTAAAATAAAACTCACTCTTATAGGGTGAGTTTTTTATTTACATGAAAGAATGTAATAATTCACAACTGGTTATTAAAAAACGTATAAACATTCATCTTATTGTGCATTTATTTTATATTATTCAACAATAAGGTTAGCGAAAGAAAAATGTTCGTTTTTGGTTTAAAAGTGATCATTATGAATGAACTCACATATAAACAACTTTGTAAAATTTCTGTTGGTTGTTATAATAAAAAGGAAGAAGAAGAAGGGAGACGTTTTTGTGGGTTATCAAGCTCTATATCGTGTTTTTCGACCACAGCTGTTTCATGATGTGGTTGGACAAGAACATATTACTAAAACCTTACAAAATGCCCTATTACAAAATAAATTTTCACATGCTTATCTTTTTTCTGGACCACGTGGAACAGGGAAAACAAGTGCAGCGAAAATCTTTGCAAAAGCAGTGAACTGTGAAAAGGCACCAGTTGCGGAGCCATGTAATGAGTGTGCTGCTTGTAAAGGAATCACAAACGGGTCAATTTCTGATGTCATTGAGATTGATGCTGCATCTAATAACGGTGTTGATGAAATAAGGGATATAAGAGATAAAGTAAAGTATGCACCATCATCTGTACAATATAAGGTATATATCGTCGATGAAGTTCATATGTTATCGATTGGAGCTTTTAATGCCTTACTTAAAACGCTAGAAGAGCCTCCTAAGCATGTGATTTTTATCTTAGCTACAACAGAACCACATAAGATCCCGCTAACAATCATCTCCCGCTGTCAACGCTTTGATTTTAGAAGAATTACTGCATCTGCTATTGTAGGGAGAATGAAGGAAATCATACATAATCAGCAGGTTAATGTAGAAGAAGCAGCTCTAGATGTAATAGCAAGAGCAGCTGATGGTGGTATGCGTGATGCGTTAAGCCTCCTAGATCAAGCTATATCTTATAGTGATGAGCAAGTAAGTATTGATGAAGCTTTGCTAATTACTGGATCTGTCTCTCAAGAGATTATCGGAAGAATTGCAGAGGCCATTCATCAAAAAGATGTGACAATTGCCTTACAAGCACTTGATCAACTTATGTATCAAGGTAAAGACCCAAGTAGATTTATTGAAGATTTTATTTTTTATTACCGAGACATGCTTCTTTACCAGACGGCACCAACGTTAGAAGATGTACTTGAACGAGTATCAGTTGATGAACAATTTATTCAACTTTCAAAGGAAATCCCTTCTGCTGAGATTTATGAGACAATTGATGTTTTAAGTAAAAGTCAGCAAGAGATGAAATGGACAAACCATCCACGAATTTTTTTAGAGGTAGCACTTGTGAAGCTTTGTCAAAGTGCTCATACTACTTCTCAGCCTAATCAAGAGGGGTATCAAGCACTTCTAGATAAGATAAACAATTTACAATCAGAAATAAACCGAATAAAACAGCAAGGGATCTCTGCACCACAGCAGGCTGCAACAGGTTCTGAACCAAAGCAGCGCTCAATGAAAAGTGGTGGTTATAAAACACCAGAAGGAAGAATTCAAGAAATCCTTAAAAACGCTACAAGAAAAGACTTAGAGATAATTAAAGGACGCTGGGCAGAGCTGCTAGAGATGCTAAGACGCCAAAACAAGGTGTCTCATGCAGCACTACTAAATGATAGTGAACCTGTAGCAGCATCAGATCATGCCTTTGTTTTGAAATTCAAATTTGAAATTCATTGTAAAATGGTAGCTGAAAATAACAATAATGTTCGAACAAACTTAGAAATGATTTTACAGGAATTAGTCGGCAAGAATATGGAAATGGTTGGCGTTCCGGAACATGATTGGGGTAAAATAAGGAAGGAATTCCTTAAAGACCAAAAAGACGATGAACAAAATCAGCAAGAAAGTGGAGAAGAAGATCCTTTAATTGCTGAAGCAAGAAAATTAGTAGGAAATGAACTTATTGAAATAAAAGACTAAAAACTGGAGGAATGTAAAATGATGCGTGGCGGAATGGGTAATATGCAAAAGATGATGAAGCAAATGCAAAAAATGCAAAAGGATATGGCGAAAGCCCAGGAAGAACTTGCTGAAAAAACAGTAGAAGGTACTGCTGGTGGCGGTATGGTAACTGTTGTTGTTAATGGCCAAAAGGAAATAGTAGAAGTTAACATTAAGGAAGAAGTAGTAGATCCAGAAGATATCGAAATGCTTCAAGACTTAGTATTAGCTGCTACAAACGATGCACTTAAAAAGATGGACGACTTAACAAATGAAACTATGGGACAATTCACAAAAGGAATGAATTTACCGGGAATGTTCTAGGAGGATTATCATGCATTATCCTGAACCAATATCAAAGCTAATCGATAGCTTTATGAAATTGCCAGGAATCGGTCCGAAAACGGCCGTTCGACTGGCTTTTTTTGTATTAAATATGAAAGAAGATGTGGTCTTGGATTTCGCAAAGGCTCTAGTTAATGCCAAGCGGAACTTATCGTACTGCTCTGTTTGTGGCCATATTACTGATCAGGATCCTTGTTATATATGCGAAGATGATCGACGTGATAAAAGCGTTGTTTGTGTTGTTCAAGATCCTAAAGATGTGATCGCAATGGAGAAAATGAAAGAATATAACGGACTGTACCATGTACTTCATGGTTCAATTTCTCCTATGGAAGGGATCGGACCTGAAGATATAAAAATACCGGAGCTTTTAAAAAGGCTTCAAGATGACGTGATTCAAGAAGTTAT includes:
- a CDS encoding deoxynucleoside kinase, which produces MNIPFITVEGPIGVGKTSLSKAIADYYQFHLLKEIVEENPFLGKFYADIEEWSFQTEMFFLCNRYKQLEDIDKKFLQVNKPVVADYHIYKNLIFAKRTLKNEQYDKYLKIYDILTDGMPKPNIIIYLSASLDTLLNRIAKRGREIEHQIDPNYLQQLSEDYDIAMTQWEKENPSIPIIRFNGDSLDFVQNKQDLTYIFNTLNQYLQKGVTIDEFTRKI
- a CDS encoding glycosyl hydrolase family 18 protein — translated: MQIHIVQQGQSLYGIAQAYNTTVNEIVRTNELPNPNNLVIGQALVIPIKGRFYWVQPGDSLFSIAQRYGFSAAELARINNLNVNQPLSPGFRLYIPEGQKRSVESNAYIEPRGTSVAANLEQAAREAAPYLTYLGPFSFQIQRDGTLKEPLLNNFPEIARQNGVTLMMAITNLENDQFSDELGRIVLTNMDIQNKLLDNIVRTAKKYGFRDIHFDMEYLRPQDREAYNQFLRKAKARFSQEGWLLSTALAPKTSADQKGKWYEGHDYKAHGQIVDFVVIMTYEWGYSAGPPLAVSPIGPVREVLEYAISEMPSRKIMMGQNLYGYDWTLPFVAGGQYAKAVSPQQAIQLASTNNVPIRYDQEAQAPHFNYTDAGGKEHKVWFEDARSIQAKYDLIKELDLRGISYWKLGLAFPQNWLLLADNFTIEKK
- a CDS encoding deoxynucleoside kinase, with protein sequence MNLREKYNIPNNAVITIAGTVGVGKSTMTKALAKELDFKTSFEKVDSNPYLDKFYADFERWSFHLQIYFLAERFKEQKKIFEYGGGFIQDRSIYEDTGIFAKMHYEKGTMSEVDYETYRNLFDAMVMTPYFPHPDLLIYLEGSLDDILSRIKLRGRAMEQQTPVEYWQEMHQRYEDWINNFNACPVLRININDYDIMTNDQSIEPIIERIGYFIEQTKFLKK
- a CDS encoding YbaB/EbfC family nucleoid-associated protein, which codes for MRGGMGNMQKMMKQMQKMQKDMAKAQEELAEKTVEGTAGGGMVTVVVNGQKEIVEVNIKEEVVDPEDIEMLQDLVLAATNDALKKMDDLTNETMGQFTKGMNLPGMF
- the dnaX gene encoding DNA polymerase III subunit gamma/tau, which produces MGYQALYRVFRPQLFHDVVGQEHITKTLQNALLQNKFSHAYLFSGPRGTGKTSAAKIFAKAVNCEKAPVAEPCNECAACKGITNGSISDVIEIDAASNNGVDEIRDIRDKVKYAPSSVQYKVYIVDEVHMLSIGAFNALLKTLEEPPKHVIFILATTEPHKIPLTIISRCQRFDFRRITASAIVGRMKEIIHNQQVNVEEAALDVIARAADGGMRDALSLLDQAISYSDEQVSIDEALLITGSVSQEIIGRIAEAIHQKDVTIALQALDQLMYQGKDPSRFIEDFIFYYRDMLLYQTAPTLEDVLERVSVDEQFIQLSKEIPSAEIYETIDVLSKSQQEMKWTNHPRIFLEVALVKLCQSAHTTSQPNQEGYQALLDKINNLQSEINRIKQQGISAPQQAATGSEPKQRSMKSGGYKTPEGRIQEILKNATRKDLEIIKGRWAELLEMLRRQNKVSHAALLNDSEPVAASDHAFVLKFKFEIHCKMVAENNNNVRTNLEMILQELVGKNMEMVGVPEHDWGKIRKEFLKDQKDDEQNQQESGEEDPLIAEARKLVGNELIEIKD
- the tadA gene encoding tRNA adenosine(34) deaminase TadA; its protein translation is MNDQHFMKIALEEARKAKEIGEVPIGAVIVLNDIVVGAAHNLRETEQRSIAHAEILAIDQACKTVDSWRLEDATLYVTLEPCPMCAGAIVLSRIKRVVYGASDPKGGCAGTLMNLLQEERFNHQVEVTKGIEEQECSEMLSSFFRELREKKKKRKNT
- a CDS encoding isochorismatase family cysteine hydrolase — encoded protein: MKTKSEQALLIIDMINDFQFHNGPILAKQADTISHNILSLKENMKKNGSPIIYINDHYKLWQANFEKIAAKCRNSLSENIIHRLYPNDDDYFLIKPKHSAFYGTALNTLLYSLNIKELVITGIAGNICVLFTANDAYMREYRITIPSDCIASNTEEDNDFALRMMKHTLKASIT
- the serS gene encoding serine--tRNA ligase; protein product: MLDIKFLRANLDEAKQKLAKRGEDLTDFGKFEDLDKKRRELIAATEELKSKRNEVSSQVAQLKREKQDADHLISEMKDVGEKIKEYDDELREVETALEQLLLSIPNIPHESVPVGDTEDDNVEARNWGKIPEFSFEPKPHWEIADGLQILDFERAAKVTGSRFVFYRGLGARLERALFNFMLDLHVEEHGYTEIMPPFIVNRDSMTGTGQLPKFEEDAFKIVGEDYFLIPTAEVPVTNLHREEILNVEQLPISYAAFSANFRSEAGSAGRDTRGLIRQHQFNKVELVRFVKPEDSYEELEKLTGHAEKVLQLLGLPYRVMSMCTADLGFTAAKKYDLEVWIPSYGTYREISSCSNFEAFQARRANIRFRREAKAKVEHVHTLNGSGLAIGRTVAAILENYQQEDGSVIIPEVLRPYMGNKERISVVE
- the recR gene encoding recombination mediator RecR, translating into MHYPEPISKLIDSFMKLPGIGPKTAVRLAFFVLNMKEDVVLDFAKALVNAKRNLSYCSVCGHITDQDPCYICEDDRRDKSVVCVVQDPKDVIAMEKMKEYNGLYHVLHGSISPMEGIGPEDIKIPELLKRLQDDVIQEVILATNPNIEGEATAMYISRLLKPSGIKLTRIAHGLPVGGDLEYADEVTLSKALEGRREL